The sequence below is a genomic window from Mycobacterium spongiae.
GGCACTGCCGCCGGGCTGATCGGCAACGGCGGGGCTGGCGGAGCCGGCGCGACCGGCGCCGCCGGCACTGACGGAATGGCGCCGGGAGCAGCTGGCACTAACGGCGCCAACGGAGGGACCGGTGGGGCCGGCGGCAACGGTGGGCTGCTCTTCGGTGATGGCGGCGCGGGTGGCTCCGGCGGCGTCGGCGGTACCGGCGGTCGCGGCGCCGATGGCAATATCGTCGTCAACGGTGGTCGCGGCGGCGACGGCGGCGACGGTGGCGACCCCGGGGCTGGCGGCATCGGCGGGACCGGCGCTGCCGTTGTCGGTGCCGACGGCCCAGCTGGGCAGACTCCCACTTCCGGCGGTAACGGCGGCAACGGCGGCCACGGCGCCGATAGCCTCGTCAACGCCATCAACGGCGGTGATGGCGGCAACGGCGGTAACGGCGGCGTCGTCGGCGACGGTGGGGCCGGCGGTATCGGCGGCGCCGGCGCTCACGGCCCGGACAACACCCCCTTCAGCAGTATCGGCAGTCGCGGCGGTCACGGCGGCAACGGCGGCGACGGGGGCACACTCAGCGGTGACGGCGGCATCGGCGGTCGCGGCGGCATCGGCGGCAACGGCGGCGACAACGCCGGCGACTTCAGTGTCGGCGCTCCTGGCGGGGACGGCGGTGACGGCGGCTCCGGCACCACCGGTACCGGGGGCAACGGCGGGGCGGGCGGCAACGGCGGTACCGCCGGCGTCAGCGCCGGCGGCAGCGCCGGCGGTAGCCAGGGCGGTAGCGGCGGTTCTGGCGGTGACGGCGGCGACAGCATTGGCGGTGACGGCGGTGACGGCGGCAATGGCGGCCTCGCCGCGGATGGCCGCGACAACAACGCCGGCGACAGCATCGGCGGTGACGGCGGTGACGGTGGTGATGGCGGCGACAGCATCACCGGGGCCGGCGGGGCCGCCGGCGCCGCCAGCGGTGGCGGCAATGGCGGCGACAACGCCGGCTTCTTCAGTGTCGGCGGTCGCGGCGGGGACGGCGGCGACGGGGGCGCCAGCACCACTGGGGCTGGCCGCGACGGCGCGGCGGGCGGCAATGGCGGCGACGGCGGCGCCAACGCCGGCACCAGTCAGGGCGGTAGCGGCGGTGACGGCGGTGACGGCGGTACGGGCAGCGGCGGCCCCGGCGATACAGGCATTCTCGGTGGCAGCGCGGTCGGCGGCATGGGTGGCCTCGGCGGCGGGGGCGGTGACGGCGGACCGGCCGCCTAGACACCACCCATCCGCACCACAGCGCGACACACCGCCGATCCGGAAGACAACGGTGCCACCTTGCGCTACGACAGTTCGAACACCAACCGCCTCGCTGATCTCCGCGACCATCCACACGGCCAGCTCACATGCCGGGGCGGTTCGTCACCTCAGATTTCTACGAGACCCGGGACGACCTCCCCGTCTGAGCCGAATCTCCTTCACGCGAGGAACACGAGATCAGATCCGAATTCCGCGGATTTCGTCCTGACCGCACCTCGTAGTCCAATTCACCGGGTCCGGTCAACATGAGGACCGCCTCACGATCGTCTCCTCTAGGAATCACATAAGCCAAGCAACCTGAACGTCGGACGCGATACCCGGTCGCGGTTTGGCGAGATGGAATGAGCGCATCGTGAAACAACCCGTCAACACAGGTAAGGCCGTCACCGTCAGCGTGGCTTTAGCCGGCCGTAGCGATGTCGGTGCTGGAGCCGCGTTGGCGCAGCCGGCAGCGACCGATATGCCGCAGCGGGGAGTGGTCCCGCTTTCCTGTGACGATGGCGGCGAATCGTATGACTCGTGGCTTACCTTGGGGATTGGCACTGGCAACGAATCTGGCCAGTTGTTGCTGCCTCGTAGAACAGCGGGAGACGCGCTGTGAACCCCGCTACCCTACCCACGCTCGCTGCACCTGCAGCCGGGCAGCAGACTGTGGCCGGTGGCCGCGGCTGGCGCGGGGCTCGCAAGCTGCTGCGAGGGCCGTTGGGGCCGCTGGTCGGGGGCCAATGCCTCGGGCAGCTCGCCGACGGACTCGCTCAGATCACGTTCGCGCAGTTCGTGTTGTTCGACGTGGCCCAGGGCGCAACTCCGGCGCGAATCGCCGCGGTGCTGGCGGTGACCTTGCTGCCGTTCAGTTTGGTCGGGCCGTTCGCGGGCATCTTGATCGACCGCTTGGATCGCCGCCGCACGCTGGTGGTCGTCTCGGCTGTGCGGGCCTCGCTGACCATGCTGGCCATCCTCACCGTGATAGCCCAATCGACGATCGCGGCCTACATCGGGGTCCTCATCTTGCTTTCGTCATCGCGGTTCGTCATGGCCGCCAAAGGCGCCGCGCTGCCCCGAACGGTGCCCCGCGCCGATCTGGTCACCGGCAACGCCGTTTCGTCGGTGTTGGGACTAAGTTCACAGTTTCTGGGTGCGGTCGGCGGTTCGCTGATCGTCGGACGGTCCACGGCGGCCGGATTCGCCATCGCCACAGTCCTTTACCTCGGCGCGGCGCTGGTGTTCACCCGGCTCCCGTACGTGGGCAGCAAGCAACGGGGCGAGGTGCTCTCCCAGGTGCGCCGCGTCGCCAAGGAGCTCGCCGACGGGTTGCGGGTGGCGGCGAGCACCGCGGAGATCCGTTGGCCGCTGCTTGCTGTCGCGGGCCATCGAGTGCTTCTGGGCGCCGGCTTCGTTGTCTTGGTGCTCATGGCCGACTCCCGCTACCAGCTGGAAATCTCCGGCTACGGGGTCGCTCTGGCGGCAACGGGATTCGCCGCATTCGCCGGGAGTGCGCTCGCGCCGCCGTTGGCGCGTCGCTACTCGGCGACAGCGCTCGTGCCCCTCTCATTCTTGCCTGCCGCCGCCGCGGCATTCATCGGCGGACTAATCGGCTCGGTGGCCGTGCTGGTCGCCTGCGTCGGCGTGGTCGCCTTCGCATTCCAAGTCTTGAAGATCTCGGTCGACGCGCTGGTCGGTGGGAACGCCCCGGACGCGGTGCGCGGTCGGATATTCGCGGTCTACGACGTGCTCTACAACGTCTCTTTTGTGGCCGCCGGGCTGCTGATGATTCCGCTGTGGCACGCGGATTCCGAGCGGCTGCTGCTGTGGCTGGTGGCCGGCGGTTTCGCGCTCGGATGGGCGGTGTTCGGCACGGCCATGTCGGTCGTGCGACGGCGGGCGAGCCAGTCCCGCGGCACTTGGTGACGATGCAGAAGCTTCCCCGCCGTTGTTGATGGCGCTCAACGAAATTCCCCAGGCGTGCTCGTTGAAATTCCCCACCGGTGAGCGGGGGTCAGTGTATGTGTCTAAGGGTGCTGCTGGTGGCGCGGGGTTTCGGCGGCGGGGGCGGTCACGTAGGTAGCAGGACCCGCCGTCGAGGCTGATGACCATCGGGCGGTGCAGGGGTCGGTCGGGCATGTCTGCGGCTACAGCGGCGTCGCCGAGGATTCCTCCCCGTGCTCCGACGCCTAAGTTGGTGGTGATGACGACTGAAGTCTTCAAATATCGTTGGTAGACAACCGGAAACAGTGCTGAGGCCACCTCGGCCGGCAACGGCAGATACCCCAGTTAGCGATGACCAGGGCGGTGGGTCCGGCGTAGAACCGCGTGGTGGAGGCCCAGCGTCCTTCGATCGCGGCGCGGTGGCGCGGGCGGCCAGATCGGCCGCGGCGGCGAAATAGGTCCGGTAGCCGGAATGGGCGGCTGCTCGCGCCAAGCCCAGACTGAGGTGGGGTTTGCCAGTGCCGGGTGTGCCCGCTAGGCCGCCGATTCCGACAGCAACGGTGCCACATTGCGTGTGGATAGTTCGAACACCAACCGCCCGGCCCCCAATACGGGCGCGACCGACGCAACTCCAACAGCTCGGCCTCGACCTGCACCGGCATCTGATGAGGACACGACACTGGTCGATGCGACCGATCCACCAACCCATCTAGGCCCTCTGCCTCGTACCGCGCCAACCGAGTGTGCAGCGCCTGGCGCAACACCCCAGACTTCTCGGCGACCTGCGAAATCGACAAACCATCGGCAATCACCGACATCACGGCCTGATACCGCTGCTCAGCCACGCTCAACTCCCTCATCTAGGGAGTGCGCCATCATCTTGCGGGCACGCAGGACGAACCGCTGCACACGGTCGCGAGGGTCAAGGGCAGGCATTCACCCACGCTACGACCCCACAGCAACAACAAATCCGCAAAGGAAACAGCCCCGGGTCCCAAGGGAACCGGGGCTGCCCTGTCAAACGCAGGATTACCGCCCGCGCTTGATCGTCCACCCCACATCGCCAGTCTTACCTTCTTGGTCTGGCCGGGCAGGACCTTCACCGTCTTCTTGATGGTGGCCATCGTTATCATCTCCAACCCGCCGGAACTCATCGTCCGGCAGGCTCAGCGCGCCCTGTTGCGCGCCGATCCAGGAGGGGTACGGCTGCCAGGCCCCAACAGCACCAACCGGACCACGGGTCCCGCATGCCACATTAAGCAAGCTATTAAAGCAGAACCTGACCGCGTATTTGGGATGCGGTCCGGGTGTCATGCCCCATTTGAGTCGGCCCCCACACTTAGCATGGAGACCAATTATTCGAACATACGGACGGTGCCTTGTGGCTCCACCGAGAAAGCACAGCACGATGACGCCTACCGACGAGCACTGGCTGCCCCTTGGCATTGAGGGCGACGAGGCCGTGACATTTACCGCGCCGTGGACCGAGATACCCGATTGGTTTCAAGAGTCACTCTGGAAGTGGATCGCGGGCATCCTTCTCCGCCGGAATAGCTACGGCGGAGAAGGATCGTTCGACGCCCCGCGCATACGGCAGGCCGAGCGCGTGCTTCACGTGACGCTGCCGCATCTGGAGGATCACAACGTAAACAGCGGCCCAGGCGCGTTGCGGGAAAGGTATGACCAACTTGGCCCTGCTGCCCTTCTGGCGTTTGTTGATTTCCTGATGTCAGACCTGCCCGTACGTCATGCCTATCTCGACATTCTCGAACAAATACTCGTTGAAGCAGGTTCAGGCTGGCGAGTCAGCACGCGCGCCGGCAAATCTGGTCTCGTAAAGCGACTCCCGGCTGGCGTCACCGATGCGACCGCGGCGATCGTCCAACGCGGTAAGGGCGGAAAGCGCCTAGCTGAGGCCTGGGAAGCTGCCTTCGGTATCAACCCAAATCCTTCGCAGGCGTACCGGCTCGCGGTTAAGGCCGTTGAGGCCGCCAGCGCCCCCGTCGTGATACCCAAAGACCCCGATCCGTCTATGGGCAAGGTCATCGGTCGCATGCTGCAAGGTGGTCAATTCCGACTTCCCCATTTGCGCGAAGAACCGAATGGTGTTACGTCACATGACGTGCTGCTATACAACCTGAAGCAGCTTTGGTGGGGCCAGCACGACCGACACGACGGTCTGCCAGAATCATCCCTTCCCGACGACGTCACTCAAGATGAAGCCGAATCGGCGGTCCTGCTAGCGGTGACTCTGGTCGGCTGGTTCGAGACCGGCAAGGTGCAGCCGTAAAGGGATATTCGCGATGGAAACCTTCGAGTGCGGGTGCTGCGAGCAGGAGCACCTGAACACGCTCGGAGCATCCATCTGGGAGGCATACACCGCGCCGACGCTTTGTAGTACGTGCATCGAGCACTGGGGCAAGCCACTCGAAACGGCAAAGGACCATGCAGCCGAGTAACGCCGCCGTATGGAGGTCGCCATCAACGCGGCCTACAACGCACACGATGACGCCGCCGTGCCAAAGGCGGAAGCGCAGCGCGCCCTCAACTCGCGCGAACGCGCCATTGAGGCGCTGAATGCCGTATCCACCTATCACCATCGCCGCGAGAATGGCTCGGGCTGTGTTTGGGGCAAACACAACTCCCCGACGCTCGGGGTCTTGAGCGATCCGTGGGTTGCGGACCGACTAGTGGACTACAGCCTCCAAGAGAGCGGCCACAAACGTCATCAATCCCACACCAAGACCGGCGGCCGGCCTAACCTGTCGCAGCGTGACGGCGGTTATTGGACAGGCTCACCACGTTGGTTGCCCCACCGGTTCTTGCCTCCGGGTGTGGCGATCGTCATGCAGGTAAACACGAAACCTACCTACACCCCGCCAACAATCCAAACATAGAGGAAGGCAGGGCAAAATGTGCGCATTCACGCCCAAACCCCGACGGCTACTTGGCTTCTGGGAGCACAAAACGCTCGACGGCCCGAGTAAGTTCAGCTGGGGGCCCTAGATTTGGTGCGCCCGGCTCACAGAACGCCCCCCAGCACGGGCGGCAGGCACCGCACCAAGTGCCCGCCGGTGGAGCTGACCACAAGCCCTGACCTGAGCGTGCGGGTAGAAGCCAACCAACCCCAGCCAGAAGGCCCGCCGCAGGGCACCCCGGCGTGCGCGTCAGCTGACGAGCGCGTCCCAGCGGTCAATGGCAATGCCCTGAGAGGCGCGCCGGCTGTTGCATCACGGGCTATTGCTCGTCGTCGTCCTCGTCTTCACGCTGCTCCGCTTCCCACTCTTCGTGAGCTAGCCGCTGGATTTCCGATGCTTCTCACATCGCAGCATCGTCAACCTCATAAGTGACTATGTTCGGCCCGGGACCGGCGCATTCGGAGGCTAGCGGTTCCGAGAAAGCGATCACGTCGGCCACGAAATGCGTCGCTGCATCTAATAGTTGGGCATCGCGGGAGACGCACCCTACTTCCAGATGGTTGCGCGACCCTTCAGTCCAGTTTGCCGAACCCCACCGCACCGCCATAGGTCGAAATCTGGGACCGTCATCTACGATTCCGTATTCCGTTTCGTAGTTCATGAATTCGACTCGACCTATTACCAACATCTTCGCATGCAGGACCGGATTGTTGTGTTCGCCGTCCCTCCACCCCAGAATCCGCCACGACTCGATGACGTGCTCCACGACTTCCCTCGGGGTGCATGGGCCGACCACTACCGCCTTGCCGTCCTTCGCGGGAATTATGCCCGCCAGCCCCGCGATAGCTGAATTGGGAAATCCCCGCGGGAATCCGCCGTCGTCACCCATGAGGCGAGTCACGGCCCTTCGGTTTTTCGTTCCGTTGTCGATCACGACACAAAGCGAGTTCAGCTCCGCAAGCCGGTCGATTACGGCCTTACTCGCCAGCCAGGGCACGCAGCCGATGGCGGCTGAGCCACCGCCAGTCGTGGCCAAGTGCTCATCCAGCACGGTGCACAGGCCGTCAACGACTCGCCCCCGAGCCACGCTCGCGCATCGCTGTCTGCGCCCCATGTACGCGGTCGGCCCGACCACTTGATGAACGGCTGGTAATCGCCGAGCGGCATGCGTTGTATTACACCATCGTCCCAGCCGACACCGGTTTGCGTTCCCACATTGCGAGGAGCGCGCCCAGGACTTGGGTCAGCGCAAAGCGCGCGGCCGCTGCGACGGCGGAACGTATAGCTTGTCGATGCGCTCAACACTGTCCGACGACTTCCCAAGCGCGACAAGGTAACTCTTGACAAAGTCGACGTCATAGCCGGCGTCCATCAGGATGTCTATGGGTGGAAAGTACTTGGCGGCAAAAAACCTTTCGCGTTGTCGCGCATAGCCGTTGTACCCGGCGTCATGCAGGTCTTGCAGTGCCTCTTGGATCTCGGGCGGCACGCCTGGGTGACGTTCGCTGGTCGCGAGGTCAAGAGCTTTCGTCGCCGCTGCCCACCCGATCACCTCGTGCGGGTGAACCGTCGCCACGCCGAACAGTTGCCGGTCAGCCAGCCGTACGCCGAGTTCCAGAAGCTTCAACGGCGGGTCGACGGCCAGCACGGGGCCGCCCCGCTCAGGGGGCTTACCGCGTGCGCTGGCGACGTTGTTGTTGGCGCTGAAGTTCTGGTGGTAGCCCTCCGTGCGCGCCGACATGTGAGGCAACAGCAGTGCCCGCTTACTCCAGTTGCTGCCGTTCTCGCACAGGTAGCCCTCCACCCCGGCGAATGCGTAGGCAAGGCCGTGCACGCTTCCGTCGACCCACACGTTGTCTACCGGTGACATGCGTCCATCATCTCAGCCGCCACCGACACCTACCGACGTGTCACGTCTATGCATCGCACGCCCCTCAGACACGCGGCCCAAGTACCGAGTTAACTAGCGCGCCGTCCGCCCCGGCGCGATCCCGCCGCGCGCCGCGACGACGTCGCGACGAACGGACTCAAGAGCCGATCCGAACAGCCTCGTAAGGCTATCGCCAGGTGTTTCTCAGTGGGGCGGGCGGGGCTCAAACCCGCGACCAACGGGTTATGAGAACCTTGGTCGGGCGCTGTAGCAAACCAGAAAGATTCCGCCAGAGGTCCAATCTCCGCTGTAATCCCCTGTCTCCCAATTCCTCCGATTGGAATTTGCAGCCCAATCGGAGGAGTTAGCGCATCGCAGCAAGCCAGTGCGCTACGAAACTCTGCTGGCACAACGGGCTGTCGAGGTGGTTGTCAACAGCCGCGGCGGAGAGGCAGCAACTCTAGATCCATTGGCTGATCACGTTGGTGCTTGCTTCCCATTGCGAGTGCGGTTCCCGCGCCTACACGTAGGAGTCGATGCCTGTCACGACGCGCTCTATCGTCGCTATTGCATCCAAGGCATCGCTATGGCTCAGCGGGTATAGCGCCCCCACTCCGGCGGGGTCAACATCGCAGCGGTGCACAATTCCGTTCCGCCGTCTCACGATCAGATTCACTTCCGTCTTCGTGTTGTTTGCCGCATTTCCAAATGCTCCCACCCACAGACCGGCGACACCAACCATCGCAAAAGCCTTGGCTACATCATCCGGCTTCTGAAATGTCTCCTGACTCAGCCGCTCGTTAATTGCCGCTCGCGCTCTGAGCTCAAGATCCACTGATGTCGGTGCGCACGTCAACTCGCCAACGGCAGATACATGCAGACCCACACGACTTGCGCTACCAGGCGGACGCGAGCCCTTTACGATGTCGACTGCAAAGTCAAGCACAACGTCATGTACGTAGGAGTCTAACGCCGCGACACATTGAACAAGCGCTGCCCTGTACATATCAGTTGCATCGACAGTTCCGACCGTAATGTCCGCGATCGCTTGACCCAAACCAACAAGCTCTCGACAACGAGTGATATTCGCTTGGAACTGCGCATGTCTTTTCGCCGGCATCTGCGCGGCCTTTAGGACGTCAACTTCTCGATGCGCTCAGCGAGCTCATCAAACTCTCCGTTGAACCGGTCAATATTCTCCTTCTGCGCATCCCAAACCACCCCTACGCTACCGAGGTCCGCTTGCGAAAGGGCGAATACAGGTTTGCGAACTTCTTGCGATATTGCAATCAGAGTATTGAAGTCCTGAATTTGCGCCAGCTGGTAGTGATCATCGAGACCCGCTTCCGCATACTTAGCTGTATCAAGCATAATGGACTCAGAGGTCAACACTGGAACAAGAGAGTCTTTAACGACTTCATTCAGTTTGTCGAAATACCTCTGAAAGGCCTGGGTGGGCTTTTTGCTTTTGATCCTGAATCGCTGAACCAAAACGCCAAGGAACTTTAGATTCGGCGCAGGGAACGGATAGTCTGCATCCTTTAACGCT
It includes:
- a CDS encoding PE family protein, producing MSFVIAMPEVMGAAAADLAGVGSTLSAANAAAVAQTSALVAAAEDEVSAAIAALFSVHGEAYQALSAQTAAFHAQFVRALTSAAGAYDGAEAASASPLQAFERGVLGAINAPAQALLGRPLIGDGTSGTAGTGANGGAGGLLIGNGGNGGSGAPGQTGGAGGAAGLIGNGGRGGAGGSGVTGLAGGAGGAGGWLLGNGGVGGLGGVGTGGGGGVGGAGGAAVGLFGHGGIGGIGGAGGASLGGVGGVGGSGGLFYGNGGTGGTGGTGALAGTGGTGGTAAGLIGNGGAGGAGATGAAGTDGMAPGAAGTNGANGGTGGAGGNGGLLFGDGGAGGSGGVGGTGGRGADGNIVVNGGRGGDGGDGGDPGAGGIGGTGAAVVGADGPAGQTPTSGGNGGNGGHGADSLVNAINGGDGGNGGNGGVVGDGGAGGIGGAGAHGPDNTPFSSIGSRGGHGGNGGDGGTLSGDGGIGGRGGIGGNGGDNAGDFSVGAPGGDGGDGGSGTTGTGGNGGAGGNGGTAGVSAGGSAGGSQGGSGGSGGDGGDSIGGDGGDGGNGGLAADGRDNNAGDSIGGDGGDGGDGGDSITGAGGAAGAASGGGNGGDNAGFFSVGGRGGDGGDGGASTTGAGRDGAAGGNGGDGGANAGTSQGGSGGDGGDGGTGSGGPGDTGILGGSAVGGMGGLGGGGGDGGPAA
- a CDS encoding MFS transporter, which gives rise to MNPATLPTLAAPAAGQQTVAGGRGWRGARKLLRGPLGPLVGGQCLGQLADGLAQITFAQFVLFDVAQGATPARIAAVLAVTLLPFSLVGPFAGILIDRLDRRRTLVVVSAVRASLTMLAILTVIAQSTIAAYIGVLILLSSSRFVMAAKGAALPRTVPRADLVTGNAVSSVLGLSSQFLGAVGGSLIVGRSTAAGFAIATVLYLGAALVFTRLPYVGSKQRGEVLSQVRRVAKELADGLRVAASTAEIRWPLLAVAGHRVLLGAGFVVLVLMADSRYQLEISGYGVALAATGFAAFAGSALAPPLARRYSATALVPLSFLPAAAAAFIGGLIGSVAVLVACVGVVAFAFQVLKISVDALVGGNAPDAVRGRIFAVYDVLYNVSFVAAGLLMIPLWHADSERLLLWLVAGGFALGWAVFGTAMSVVRRRASQSRGTW